The following are encoded in a window of Bdellovibrio svalbardensis genomic DNA:
- the rplW gene encoding 50S ribosomal protein L23: protein MKQIIKAPLITEKNTYHNAAGVYVFEVDMKSSKTEVKEAVEKNFKVKVDSVRTSVCRGHSKNSKFGLTKVPYWKKAYVKLVEGEKIALFEGV, encoded by the coding sequence ATGAAACAAATTATCAAAGCACCTCTCATCACTGAGAAAAATACTTATCATAACGCAGCTGGCGTTTACGTGTTCGAAGTAGACATGAAGTCTTCTAAAACAGAAGTAAAGGAAGCTGTAGAGAAAAACTTTAAAGTTAAAGTTGATAGCGTTAGAACTAGCGTCTGCCGCGGTCATTCTAAAAACTCAAAGTTCGGTTTAACAAAGGTCCCTTACTGGAAAAAAGCTTACGTTAAGCTTGTTGAAGGTGAGAAGATCGCTCTTTTTGAGGGAGTATAG